In the genome of Prochlorothrix hollandica PCC 9006 = CALU 1027, one region contains:
- a CDS encoding DUF2726 domain-containing protein, with product MTTPHFYNGPIINGYESSMWELLELLLQPLNPHYRCCPQIALELMCARDRNHYLQDSDLWKFWVSAKVDFAILDRSPGSDSKAHLAIECQSHYHDDPDRQSNDRKKAQLLAWAGIPLLYIRPLDQDYRYYRFYTPTLSHDLCYNLITQSPQADLQTLLQDLLTSPISANTLSSTTVQAA from the coding sequence ATGACCACCCCCCACTTTTACAACGGACCCATCATCAACGGCTACGAATCCAGCATGTGGGAACTGCTCGAACTGCTCCTGCAACCCCTCAACCCCCACTATCGCTGCTGTCCCCAAATTGCCCTGGAACTCATGTGCGCCCGCGATCGCAACCACTACCTCCAAGACAGCGACCTTTGGAAATTCTGGGTTAGCGCCAAAGTAGACTTTGCCATCCTCGATCGTAGCCCCGGTTCCGACAGTAAAGCGCACCTTGCCATCGAATGTCAGTCCCACTACCACGACGATCCAGACCGCCAAAGCAACGATCGCAAAAAAGCCCAACTCCTTGCCTGGGCCGGAATCCCCCTCCTCTATATCCGCCCCCTCGACCAAGACTACCGCTACTACCGCTTCTATACCCCCACCCTCAGCCACGACCTTTGCTACAACCTCATCACCCAATCCCCCCAAGCCGACCTGCAAACCTTGCTCCAAGACTTACTCACCTCCCCCATTTCCGCCAACACCCTCTCCAGCACAACCGTCCAAGCTGCTTAG
- a CDS encoding DUF2283 domain-containing protein — translation MRIQYFPETDTLAIELSGRAVVETEAITEDLILDYDDQGKVVAITLDNYSKNVDRGDLEVLTMPLLGVQAA, via the coding sequence ATGAGAATCCAGTATTTCCCGGAAACGGATACGCTGGCGATCGAGCTAAGCGGTCGGGCAGTGGTTGAAACGGAGGCGATCACTGAGGATCTGATCCTGGATTATGACGATCAGGGTAAGGTGGTGGCGATTACGCTGGATAATTACTCGAAAAACGTCGATCGGGGCGATCTGGAGGTGTTGACGATGCCGCTGCTGGGAGTGCAGGCGGCTTAG
- a CDS encoding helix-turn-helix domain-containing protein, with the protein MAKSRGIALTSEGLEVVRQRMAELPKPHKPEKKRWSQDDLAERAVLGKKTVQRVLKREAVDRDTIIAIAQALGLEPSSLVDPGDWNVETASIPFEWWRQICETVLEKKRQPNINELLRTDGARFDVEDLFIREFQSDNDELK; encoded by the coding sequence ATGGCTAAGTCTCGCGGCATTGCGTTGACATCTGAAGGATTGGAAGTAGTACGGCAACGGATGGCTGAGCTACCTAAGCCGCATAAACCTGAGAAGAAGCGTTGGTCTCAAGATGATTTGGCGGAACGTGCTGTTTTAGGTAAGAAAACTGTGCAGCGGGTCTTGAAGCGTGAAGCAGTCGATCGCGACACAATTATTGCGATCGCTCAGGCGTTGGGACTGGAACCTTCTAGCTTGGTCGATCCTGGGGACTGGAACGTAGAGACTGCTTCTATTCCCTTTGAGTGGTGGCGGCAGATTTGCGAGACCGTGCTGGAGAAGAAGCGGCAACCGAATATTAATGAACTGCTCAGGACGGACGGGGCAAGGTTTGACGTTGAGGATCTGTTTATTCGAGAGTTTCAATCAGATAATGATGAGCTAAAATAG
- a CDS encoding IS1 family transposase (programmed frameshift), with amino-acid sequence MPKCCPKCDHPHFVKNGFVGETQRFKCKSCHYQFTTEQLERGKPLWMKLEAVLLYLGGLSLNATAKHLDVSVQSVLNWVRDFAKANYEKPEPEKVVVVELDEFWHFVGSKKRVWIWKAYDRDHGRLIDWELGDRDRETLEKLLERLSQWEVTVYCTDHWKGFEAPLGNHSEAHHVATKTETLAIERNNSDQRHWFARFRRKSKVVSKSEEMVELTMALFAKFHVNGSIDLLRNWRLSLLT; translated from the exons ATGCCTAAGTGCTGCCCGAAATGTGATCACCCTCACTTTGTGAAAAATGGGTTTGTTGGGGAAACTCAGCGGTTTAAGTGTAAATCCTGTCACTACCAGTTCACGACGGAGCAACTGGAGCGAGGAAAACCGTTGTGGATGAAGTTAGAAGCAGTCCTGCTCTATCTCGGCGGTTTGTCCCTGAATGCCACGGCGAAGCATCTCGACGTATCCGTGCAGTCCGTGCTGAACTGGGTTCGAGACTTTGCCAAAGCGAACTATGAGAAGCCAGAACCTGAGAAAGTGGTTGTGGTCGAGTTAGATGAGTTCTGGCATTTTGTGGGGTCA AAAAAACGAGTTTGGATCTGGAAAGCATATGACCGTGATCATGGGCGACTCATTGACTGGGAACTGGGGGATCGTGATCGTGAGACCTTAGAAAAACTGTTGGAGCGTTTAAGCCAATGGGAGGTCACCGTATACTGTACAGACCATTGGAAAGGCTTTGAAGCCCCTCTGGGGAATCATTCGGAGGCCCATCATGTGGCCACCAAGACCGAGACTCTAGCCATTGAACGGAACAACTCAGACCAGCGCCATTGGTTTGCTCGCTTCAGAAGAAAAAGCAAGGTTGTCTCTAAAAGTGAGGAAATGGTCGAACTGACCATGGCATTATTTGCGAAGTTTCACGTCAATGGCAGTATTGACTTGCTACGCAACTGGCGACTCTCATTACTTACTTGA
- a CDS encoding NACHT domain-containing protein gives MKLSFIPLGLVEKKQTKVKRGDIASPEQGSRLYELQQEEVVRRFDRADEFFETVIQGEQSPRIMIIGEPGAGKTTILQTIATQLPDGVLPVWVSLADLQDQTLDEYLFGGDWLKLADRTLPREAGEEFKQLFKEGRVCLLLDGVDEMAVAGGRSQLRVIYEQVRGWEAYVRVIMTCRVNVWEAAPLFEKFQVYRNLPLAYPDQVEQYIDNFFRNPALSLQSGEALKQELRSNARVQDTVKNPLCLALLCHAWFSCGGKLPETQAKLYEMFLEAFYKIKQEQFDIGPDQQKALNQALGQLALEALDREQSWYRIDQVTAQKILGHPEQPGSFFYQTLQLGLLNRIGFVAEDPSQECYAFIHPTFQEYLASLSSKIKGWHYFFNHNNENPNGSLGMRPYSV, from the coding sequence TTGAAACTCTCGTTTATTCCGCTGGGCTTAGTTGAGAAGAAGCAGACTAAAGTTAAGCGAGGAGATATTGCCTCACCGGAGCAAGGCTCTCGCTTGTATGAGCTTCAGCAGGAAGAGGTTGTGCGGCGGTTCGATCGGGCGGATGAGTTTTTTGAAACCGTGATTCAGGGAGAGCAGTCCCCTCGCATTATGATCATTGGGGAGCCGGGAGCCGGAAAAACGACGATATTACAGACGATTGCGACTCAATTGCCTGATGGTGTGCTGCCCGTGTGGGTATCTCTCGCAGATTTACAGGATCAAACCTTAGATGAGTATTTATTTGGCGGAGATTGGCTGAAGCTAGCGGATCGGACTTTGCCCAGGGAGGCTGGAGAAGAATTTAAGCAGCTTTTCAAGGAAGGGCGGGTGTGTCTGTTGCTGGATGGGGTGGATGAGATGGCGGTGGCCGGTGGCCGATCGCAGCTACGGGTGATTTATGAGCAGGTGCGGGGCTGGGAAGCGTATGTGCGGGTAATCATGACCTGTCGGGTCAATGTATGGGAAGCGGCTCCTTTATTTGAGAAATTTCAGGTATATCGCAATTTACCGCTGGCTTATCCAGATCAGGTAGAGCAGTATATTGATAATTTTTTCAGGAATCCTGCGCTGTCTTTGCAGTCTGGTGAGGCACTGAAGCAGGAGTTGCGAAGCAATGCACGAGTGCAAGACACGGTTAAGAATCCGCTGTGTTTAGCGCTGTTATGTCATGCTTGGTTCAGTTGCGGCGGAAAACTGCCGGAAACCCAGGCCAAGCTCTATGAAATGTTTTTGGAGGCATTTTATAAGATTAAGCAGGAACAGTTTGATATCGGGCCAGATCAACAAAAGGCACTTAACCAAGCATTGGGTCAGTTAGCTTTGGAGGCTTTGGATCGAGAGCAGTCTTGGTATCGAATTGATCAAGTCACAGCCCAAAAGATTTTAGGTCACCCTGAACAACCAGGTTCTTTCTTCTACCAAACCCTCCAACTGGGCCTCCTCAACCGCATTGGCTTTGTTGCTGAAGATCCTTCCCAGGAGTGCTACGCATTCATTCACCCAACCTTCCAGGAATATCTAGCATCCTTATCTTCAAAGATCAAAGGCTGGCACTACTTTTTCAATCATAATAACGAAAATCCTAATGGCTCTCTGGGAATGAGGCCGTATAGTGTATAA
- a CDS encoding transposase, translating to KFYSQVITTIKNHFDGICNYFYNRTTSGKMEGINNKIKVIKRQAYGFTNFDHLRMRLLIACSH from the coding sequence CAAATTTTATAGTCAAGTAATCACGACAATCAAAAATCATTTTGATGGAATCTGTAATTACTTTTATAACCGTACAACTAGCGGTAAAATGGAGGGAATTAATAACAAAATAAAGGTTATCAAGCGTCAAGCTTATGGATTCACAAACTTTGATCATCTGAGAATGAGACTCCTCATAGCCTGTTCTCATTAG
- a CDS encoding ISL3 family transposase, producing the protein MFLSLNQIIKIPGWEVWNTNIESDRITFLLRYLNEIEVCHFCGSKQISVHKIRKVSVRDLEFLDKKTFLELERHQYYCNECRKYFTESSSDIDFQRGMTERYKNRIFEKIKNSTITHVAQEEGLTYDQVKGILESKFNGSNNLNCNINKISIDEFSHRKGQGNFATVICDLETANLIEVIDSHQQDKIIEILMEWPLEVREAITEVSVDMWGGFTKVIQTVFPNARIVYDRFHVMKILNEELNKIRKQCNSVLKDLKIKHIRSLILKNGTDLNDEEKKLLEIILKSSERLSNAYQLKEDFRQIYETDQEPEVAKVKLEEWLAKASKFYSQVITTIKNHFDGICNYFYNRTTSGKMEGINNKIKVIKRQAYGFTNFDHLRMRLLIACSH; encoded by the coding sequence ATGTTCCTTTCTTTAAATCAAATCATTAAGATTCCTGGCTGGGAAGTATGGAATACCAACATAGAGAGTGACCGTATTACCTTTTTGCTAAGGTATTTGAACGAGATAGAGGTTTGTCATTTTTGTGGCTCGAAACAGATTTCCGTCCATAAAATCCGCAAAGTATCAGTAAGAGACTTAGAGTTTTTAGACAAGAAAACCTTTTTAGAATTAGAGAGACACCAATACTACTGCAATGAGTGTCGTAAATATTTTACTGAATCGTCCAGCGACATCGACTTTCAACGCGGAATGACAGAAAGATACAAAAATAGAATCTTTGAGAAAATTAAAAATTCAACGATTACCCATGTTGCTCAAGAAGAAGGTTTAACTTACGATCAAGTAAAAGGTATTTTAGAATCAAAATTTAATGGAAGCAACAATCTGAATTGCAATATCAATAAAATAAGTATAGATGAGTTCAGTCACCGTAAAGGTCAGGGAAACTTTGCGACAGTGATTTGTGATTTAGAAACAGCAAATCTCATCGAAGTGATTGACTCTCACCAACAGGATAAAATCATCGAAATCCTTATGGAGTGGCCGTTAGAGGTAAGAGAGGCTATTACAGAGGTTAGTGTAGATATGTGGGGCGGATTTACAAAAGTCATCCAAACTGTGTTCCCAAATGCACGTATTGTATATGATCGTTTTCATGTCATGAAAATCTTGAATGAAGAACTTAATAAAATACGAAAACAGTGTAATTCGGTGCTTAAAGATCTCAAAATAAAGCATATCCGTAGCCTTATTCTAAAAAACGGAACAGATCTTAATGACGAAGAAAAAAAGCTCCTAGAAATCATCCTGAAATCCTCTGAAAGGCTAAGCAATGCCTATCAGCTAAAGGAAGATTTTCGTCAAATCTATGAAACAGATCAAGAACCTGAAGTGGCTAAAGTTAAATTAGAAGAATGGTTAGCCAAAGCATCCAAATTTTATAGTCAAGTAATCACGACAATCAAAAATCATTTTGATGGAATCTGTAATTACTTTTATAACCGTACAACTAGCGGTAAAATGGAGGGAATTAATAACAAAATAAAGGTTATCAAGCGTCAAGCTTATGGATTCACAAACTTTGATCATCTGAGAATGAGACTCCTCATAGCCTGTTCTCATTAG
- a CDS encoding NACHT C-terminal alpha/beta 1 domain-containing protein, whose product MVTDTPIGSTPQTQQLNSQLLDLQTQLTPTTTTHPLCLDLSSLQTLSDRAELCQALALLSYEAIDPSFDTLDIPENIHTPTQLKTALLKLRKHLKTPKIAIIIHNSDPTPEILDILTVLSPSFPIAWITDQPHPHRSFLPTAANLPQLLQTWLTRS is encoded by the coding sequence ATGGTCACTGATACTCCCATTGGTTCCACTCCCCAAACCCAACAACTTAACAGCCAACTCCTCGATCTCCAAACCCAACTTACCCCCACCACCACCACACACCCCCTCTGCCTCGACCTCTCCAGCCTCCAAACCCTCAGCGATCGAGCCGAACTCTGCCAAGCCCTCGCCCTCCTCAGCTACGAAGCGATCGATCCCAGCTTCGACACCCTCGACATCCCCGAAAACATCCACACCCCCACCCAACTCAAAACCGCACTCCTCAAACTCCGCAAACACCTTAAAACCCCGAAAATCGCTATAATCATCCATAACAGCGACCCAACCCCCGAAATTCTCGACATCCTCACTGTACTCAGCCCCAGCTTCCCCATCGCCTGGATCACCGATCAACCCCACCCCCACCGCAGCTTCCTTCCCACCGCCGCAAACCTCCCCCAACTTCTCCAAACCTGGCTCACCAGATCGTAG
- a CDS encoding XisI protein, protein MVTPDRYAELLEKLLIPHTQQPYRYGDITTTVIINPDRDQFILMDHGWENNRRVHGCLFHAQIVGGKISIEYDGIEASITEELVAAGVPKTDIILAFHPPAIRPHTGYAIA, encoded by the coding sequence ATGGTTACCCCCGATCGCTATGCTGAACTTCTAGAAAAACTCCTAATTCCCCACACCCAGCAGCCCTACCGCTATGGAGACATTACAACAACCGTGATCATTAACCCCGATCGGGATCAATTTATCCTCATGGATCACGGCTGGGAAAATAATCGACGGGTGCATGGTTGCCTGTTCCATGCCCAAATTGTGGGGGGGAAAATCTCGATCGAATACGATGGCATCGAAGCCAGTATCACAGAAGAACTCGTCGCTGCTGGCGTTCCCAAAACTGACATCATCCTCGCCTTCCATCCCCCCGCCATCCGCCCCCACACCGGCTACGCGATCGCCTAA
- a CDS encoding element excision factor XisH family protein: MAKDLYHNCVRTALEQEGWCITDDPLTLKAGRRKVLVDLGAEQLFGAERRGCKIAVEVKSFLNPSPIYDLEQALGQFVLYSKVLAQKEPDRSLYLALPQSVFDDLFTDEIGQILLETTDLRLLVFEPTQEILTRWLPPIAMLNF, encoded by the coding sequence TTGGCGAAGGACTTGTACCATAACTGTGTCAGAACAGCACTAGAGCAAGAAGGCTGGTGCATTACCGACGATCCCTTAACGTTAAAGGCAGGTCGCCGGAAAGTTCTGGTTGATCTGGGTGCTGAACAACTGTTCGGAGCCGAGCGCCGAGGCTGCAAGATCGCTGTCGAGGTCAAAAGTTTTTTGAATCCCTCACCGATTTATGATTTAGAGCAAGCCCTAGGGCAATTTGTGCTGTATTCCAAAGTCTTGGCACAAAAGGAGCCTGATCGCAGCTTATACCTGGCGCTTCCCCAGTCAGTCTTTGATGATCTATTCACAGATGAAATTGGCCAAATTCTGCTGGAAACCACTGATTTACGGCTTCTTGTCTTTGAACCTACTCAGGAGATCCTTACCCGATGGTTACCCCCGATCGCTATGCTGAACTTCTAG
- a CDS encoding XisI protein, translated as MDRLEHHRASIKTFLQQYAETWTQHPEPEVEIQLIFDEQHDRYLLLDVGWRGSQRIHHCIFHFDLKDGKIWLQENNTDIEIDQALTEMGITPQEIVVGFHHPTVRAYSDFAVA; from the coding sequence ATGGATCGCCTAGAACATCATCGCGCCAGCATTAAAACATTCCTGCAACAGTATGCAGAAACCTGGACCCAGCACCCAGAACCAGAAGTCGAAATTCAGCTTATTTTCGACGAACAGCACGATCGCTACCTCTTGCTTGATGTGGGTTGGCGAGGTTCCCAGCGGATTCACCACTGCATTTTTCATTTCGACCTCAAAGACGGCAAAATCTGGCTCCAGGAGAACAATACCGACATTGAAATTGACCAAGCCCTCACAGAAATGGGCATTACCCCCCAGGAAATCGTCGTTGGCTTCCATCACCCCACGGTTCGAGCCTATTCTGACTTTGCCGTGGCCTAG
- a CDS encoding element excision factor XisH family protein, translating to MARRDRFHEAVKHALEKEGWTITHDPLPLAVGSLRLEVDLGAEKLIIAQKENQKIAVEVKSFLRTSKITDFYNALGQFLPYKVALRRLEPDREIYLAVPEAAYNELFGEILIQDLLQEYPVKIIVYSPDQEEITTWIA from the coding sequence ATGGCCAGACGAGATCGCTTTCATGAAGCCGTAAAGCACGCACTCGAAAAAGAAGGGTGGACCATCACCCATGATCCGTTACCCTTGGCCGTTGGCTCACTCCGGTTGGAAGTTGATTTAGGTGCTGAAAAACTCATTATTGCCCAGAAAGAAAACCAGAAAATTGCCGTTGAAGTCAAAAGCTTTCTCAGAACCTCAAAAATTACTGACTTTTACAATGCCTTAGGTCAGTTCCTACCCTATAAAGTTGCTTTACGACGCTTAGAACCCGATCGAGAGATTTACTTAGCAGTACCCGAAGCTGCCTACAACGAACTCTTTGGAGAAATCCTCATTCAAGACCTCCTTCAAGAGTATCCCGTTAAAATCATTGTCTATTCCCCAGATCAGGAGGAAATTACCACATGGATCGCCTAG
- a CDS encoding ArsR/SmtB family transcription factor produces the protein MDRSPDPGANLRAGFHALSDPLRLEIMQFLRDQEACVCDIQTKLSIAPSKLSFHLKTLKNAKILRSRQEGRWIYYSLNLPHITALEQYLADFRRLSPIAPARTCQD, from the coding sequence ATCGATCGCTCCCCCGACCCAGGGGCAAATCTGCGGGCAGGCTTCCACGCCTTATCGGATCCCCTGCGCCTAGAGATTATGCAGTTTCTGCGGGATCAAGAAGCCTGTGTTTGTGATATTCAGACAAAGCTGTCGATCGCACCCTCTAAACTGTCATTTCATCTCAAAACCCTCAAAAATGCCAAAATTCTCCGCAGTCGCCAAGAAGGCCGCTGGATTTACTACAGCCTCAACCTGCCCCACATTACAGCCCTCGAACAGTATCTCGCCGACTTCCGCCGCCTCAGTCCGATCGCCCCCGCCCGCACTTGTCAAGACTAG
- the arsC gene encoding arsenate reductase, glutathione/glutaredoxin type, whose amino-acid sequence MAISPASGRAAPPLPRLIFVCRKNSARSQMAEAFAHRLGDGFVAVTSAGLEASQIHPGAIATMAELGYDLNHQHSKALADFRPEDFDWVVSLCGCGVSLPEAWLQRSGFEDWDLPDPAEAPERFPEVRDQIHDRVQQLLTRFAHTPQPPRTP is encoded by the coding sequence ATGGCCATCTCCCCCGCTTCAGGCCGAGCCGCCCCCCCCCTGCCCCGCCTCATCTTTGTCTGTCGCAAAAACTCCGCCCGCTCCCAAATGGCGGAAGCCTTTGCCCATCGGCTCGGAGATGGCTTCGTTGCCGTCACCAGTGCAGGGCTAGAGGCCAGCCAGATTCATCCCGGCGCGATCGCCACCATGGCGGAGTTGGGGTATGACTTGAACCACCAGCATTCCAAAGCCCTCGCTGACTTTCGGCCCGAGGATTTTGACTGGGTGGTTTCCCTCTGTGGCTGTGGGGTGAGCTTGCCCGAGGCATGGTTACAGCGATCGGGCTTTGAAGATTGGGACTTGCCAGACCCCGCCGAAGCTCCAGAGCGCTTTCCGGAAGTGCGGGACCAAATTCACGATCGGGTTCAACAATTGCTCACCCGATTCGCCCACACCCCCCAACCCCCACGGACCCCCTAA
- a CDS encoding Uma2 family endonuclease, with protein sequence MNSEVLPPPATTLPPAHGVTWEQLPPDFILPNDPVDNIHQPALAAALTESLRLADRLPEQALTATNYGICATVNGKVVVKAPDWAYIPVITVPRSDVERSYTPRLQGAIPSLVLEFLSDTDGSEYSIKETFPPGKFFFYEQILQVPNYGIFDLATGSLEFYRLQEEQRYTLESPQGQMRFWVPEMQLFLGVWQGKRDHRDGSWLRWWDDQGQLLPWDTEKIDQERQRVERLAAQLRAAGLEPEL encoded by the coding sequence ATGAACTCTGAAGTCCTTCCCCCCCCTGCAACCACACTCCCCCCCGCCCATGGGGTGACCTGGGAGCAACTCCCCCCTGACTTCATCTTGCCCAATGACCCCGTGGATAATATTCATCAACCGGCTTTAGCCGCCGCCTTAACGGAAAGTTTACGCCTTGCCGATCGCCTACCGGAGCAGGCATTGACCGCTACCAATTATGGGATCTGTGCCACAGTCAACGGCAAAGTGGTGGTGAAAGCACCAGACTGGGCCTATATTCCCGTCATTACCGTGCCGCGATCGGACGTGGAACGCAGCTACACCCCCCGGCTTCAGGGTGCAATCCCCTCCCTGGTCCTGGAGTTTCTGTCTGATACCGATGGGAGTGAGTATTCCATCAAAGAAACCTTTCCCCCCGGCAAATTCTTCTTCTATGAACAGATTCTCCAGGTACCCAACTACGGCATTTTTGACCTCGCCACGGGTTCCCTAGAGTTCTACCGCCTCCAGGAGGAGCAACGGTATACTTTAGAATCACCCCAGGGGCAGATGCGGTTTTGGGTCCCGGAAATGCAGCTTTTTCTGGGGGTGTGGCAAGGAAAACGGGATCATCGGGATGGCTCCTGGTTGCGCTGGTGGGATGACCAGGGACAGTTGCTCCCGTGGGACACCGAAAAAATTGACCAGGAACGTCAGCGCGTGGAACGTCTTGCCGCCCAGTTGCGGGCAGCAGGACTTGAGCCAGAACTCTAA
- a CDS encoding DUF2358 domain-containing protein, whose protein sequence is MANPERPSPLLEIITADYQNFPHNQTYSIYAEDVFFKDPMTEFRGLAQYQKMIQFMTTWFKDSQLDLQGIEQEGDRIKTQWILSWTTPLPWQPRITISGHTEMILNQEDKVISHIDVWDCSPWSVLQQHFVI, encoded by the coding sequence ATGGCCAACCCTGAACGCCCATCCCCTCTGCTGGAGATCATCACCGCAGATTATCAAAATTTCCCCCATAACCAAACCTATAGCATCTATGCCGAGGATGTGTTCTTTAAGGATCCCATGACGGAGTTTCGAGGGTTGGCCCAATACCAAAAAATGATCCAATTTATGACCACTTGGTTCAAGGATTCCCAGTTGGATCTCCAGGGCATTGAACAGGAGGGCGATCGCATCAAAACCCAGTGGATCTTATCCTGGACAACGCCCCTCCCCTGGCAACCCCGCATTACCATTTCTGGGCACACGGAGATGATCTTAAATCAGGAAGATAAGGTGATTTCCCACATTGATGTTTGGGACTGTTCCCCTTGGTCTGTCCTCCAACAACATTTTGTGATTTAA
- the aroA gene encoding 3-phosphoshikimate 1-carboxyvinyltransferase, translating to MLHINPQGSGGDRALRGTIQIPGDKSISHRSLMLGAIAQGETRIQGLLVGEDPQSTAHCFRAMGVEISPLNSTLVTVQGIGLGNLQEPDRVLDAGNSGTTLRLMLGLLASHPDRLFTVTGDHSLCRRPMGRVVKPLQQMGAMIWGRQGASLAPLAVQGQRLQPLHYHSPVASAQVKSCVLLAGLMTEGETTVTEPALSRDHSERMLRAFGAKLTVDPHSHSVTVQGPTQLQGQSVVVPGDISSAAFWLVAGAIVPGSELLIENVGVNPTRTGILDALMAMGADIQPENQRDVAGEPVADLRVRASALKGCDIGGALIPRLIDEIPVLAVAAALAQGKTVIRDAAELRVKESDRLAVVASQLSKMGATITELPDGLEISGGSSLNGAEVDSYTDHRIAMGFAIAALVAQGKTSIGRAEAASISYPDFVTTLRGICP from the coding sequence GTGCTGCACATTAATCCCCAAGGGAGCGGGGGCGATCGCGCCCTGCGGGGGACGATCCAGATCCCAGGGGATAAGTCCATTTCCCACCGATCCCTGATGTTGGGGGCGATCGCCCAGGGGGAAACCCGCATTCAAGGCTTACTCGTGGGGGAAGATCCCCAGAGTACGGCCCACTGTTTCCGGGCCATGGGGGTGGAGATTTCTCCCCTCAATTCCACCCTGGTGACGGTCCAGGGCATTGGCTTGGGCAACTTGCAGGAACCGGACCGGGTGCTGGATGCCGGTAACTCCGGCACGACCCTGCGCCTGATGCTGGGGTTGTTGGCCTCCCATCCCGATCGTCTGTTCACAGTAACTGGGGATCACTCCCTCTGTCGTCGGCCCATGGGGCGGGTGGTCAAGCCCTTACAACAGATGGGAGCCATGATTTGGGGTCGTCAAGGGGCATCCCTGGCTCCCCTGGCGGTGCAAGGCCAACGTTTGCAGCCCCTGCACTACCACTCCCCCGTGGCCTCCGCCCAGGTCAAGTCCTGTGTGTTGCTGGCGGGGCTGATGACAGAGGGGGAGACCACGGTGACAGAACCGGCCCTCTCCCGGGATCACAGCGAACGGATGTTGCGGGCCTTTGGGGCCAAGCTGACGGTGGATCCCCACAGCCACAGCGTCACGGTGCAGGGACCGACCCAGCTCCAGGGTCAGTCGGTGGTGGTGCCGGGGGACATTAGTTCGGCGGCGTTTTGGTTGGTGGCGGGGGCGATCGTGCCCGGTTCCGAGCTGCTCATCGAAAATGTGGGGGTCAATCCCACCCGCACGGGGATTCTCGATGCCTTGATGGCCATGGGGGCCGATATTCAACCGGAAAACCAGCGGGACGTGGCAGGGGAACCGGTGGCGGATCTACGGGTGCGGGCCAGTGCCCTCAAGGGTTGCGACATTGGGGGGGCGCTGATTCCCCGGCTGATTGATGAGATTCCTGTCTTGGCGGTGGCGGCAGCCCTGGCCCAGGGGAAGACCGTGATCCGGGATGCGGCGGAATTGCGGGTCAAGGAAAGCGATCGCTTGGCGGTGGTGGCCAGCCAGCTCAGCAAAATGGGGGCCACCATCACCGAACTGCCCGATGGGCTGGAAATTAGCGGCGGTTCCAGCCTCAACGGGGCGGAGGTGGACAGCTACACCGATCACCGCATTGCCATGGGGTTTGCGATCGCGGCCCTCGTGGCCCAGGGCAAAACCTCCATCGGGCGGGCGGAAGCTGCGTCCATTTCCTACCCTGACTTTGTGACTACGCTGCGGGGGATTTGTCCCTGA